A stretch of the bacterium SCSIO 12827 genome encodes the following:
- a CDS encoding DUF1476 domain-containing protein, which yields MSDAFKDREKGYEAKYQLDEEQRFKAESRRNKLLGLWLAEAFGLKGSDADAYAREVVLADLDEPGVDDVVRKVMGDIETRGLAITEEQIRRKLEDLLHTAAEQIKSE from the coding sequence ATGTCTGACGCCTTCAAGGACCGGGAAAAAGGTTACGAAGCCAAGTACCAGTTGGACGAAGAACAGCGGTTCAAGGCGGAATCCCGGCGCAACAAGCTGCTGGGTCTGTGGCTGGCCGAGGCTTTCGGGCTGAAGGGCTCCGACGCCGACGCCTATGCCCGCGAAGTGGTTCTGGCCGATCTGGACGAGCCCGGTGTCGACGATGTGGTGCGCAAGGTCATGGGCGATATCGAAACGCGCGGCCTCGCGATCACCGAAGAGCAGATCCGGCGCAAGCTCGAAGACCTGCTGCACACCGCGGCTGAGCAGATCAAAAGCGAATAA
- a CDS encoding flavin reductase family protein encodes MFYEPKDGHGLAKNPFNSLVVPRPIGWITTVDKAGNVNLAPYSFFNGVAYNPPTVMFSAGASRIEGTDGRKDSLRNALETGEFVHNFATWDTREAMNQTSADLGPDQDEMALAGLTPIASTLVKPPRVKESPIQFECKVVQSVELPNTKGEHLYTVVFGEVVGVHIADDLIMDNGQIDIGKLHPIARMGYQDYSEVTADTLFTMERPGFHPYT; translated from the coding sequence ATGTTTTACGAGCCCAAGGACGGCCACGGTCTGGCCAAGAACCCCTTCAATAGCCTGGTCGTGCCCCGGCCCATCGGCTGGATCACCACCGTCGACAAGGCGGGCAACGTGAACCTGGCGCCCTACAGCTTTTTCAACGGCGTCGCCTACAACCCGCCGACGGTCATGTTCTCGGCCGGCGCCAGCCGCATCGAAGGGACCGACGGCCGCAAGGATTCCCTGCGCAACGCGCTGGAAACCGGCGAGTTCGTGCACAACTTCGCGACCTGGGACACGCGCGAGGCCATGAACCAGACCTCCGCCGACCTGGGCCCGGATCAGGACGAAATGGCGCTGGCCGGGTTGACGCCCATCGCGTCCACCCTGGTCAAGCCGCCGCGCGTCAAGGAATCGCCGATCCAATTCGAATGCAAGGTCGTGCAGTCGGTGGAACTGCCCAACACCAAGGGCGAACACCTTTACACCGTGGTGTTCGGCGAGGTCGTGGGCGTTCATATCGCCGACGACCTGATCATGGACAACGGCCAGATCGACATCGGCAAGCTGCACCCCATCGCGCGCATGGGCTATCAGGACTATTCGGAAGTGACCGCCGACACCCTGTTCACCATGGAACGGCCGGGCTTTCATCCCTATACCTGA
- a CDS encoding DUF2062 domain-containing protein, which produces MRYKLLVPMKRSPHSPEYTARGVFWGVFWGLTPLVGIQMPLVTAHWLLFRLHPKTSFHLIQGLAWVWISNVFTMVPMYYGFYVTGQVMLGRIRHVSGYDSFAKLFNFDAWQEETFWETVAHYFEYVWEQFGLPLAIGWIPWALIGGWAGYRLSLKIIRDRRQRILAKRLRESLAVDDTAPSA; this is translated from the coding sequence ATGCGTTACAAGCTCCTGGTCCCCATGAAACGCAGCCCGCATTCGCCGGAATACACCGCGCGCGGCGTGTTCTGGGGCGTGTTCTGGGGCCTGACGCCCCTGGTCGGCATCCAGATGCCCCTCGTCACCGCCCATTGGCTGCTGTTCCGTCTGCACCCCAAGACCAGCTTCCACCTGATCCAGGGTCTGGCCTGGGTGTGGATTTCCAATGTCTTCACCATGGTGCCCATGTATTACGGCTTCTACGTCACCGGGCAGGTGATGCTGGGCCGGATCAGGCATGTATCGGGCTACGACTCCTTCGCCAAGCTGTTCAATTTCGACGCCTGGCAGGAAGAGACGTTTTGGGAAACCGTGGCCCATTATTTCGAATATGTCTGGGAGCAGTTCGGCCTGCCGCTGGCTATCGGCTGGATCCCCTGGGCGCTGATCGGTGGATGGGCCGGCTACAGGCTGTCGCTGAAGATCATTCGCGATCGCCGCCAGCGCATCCTGGCCAAACGCCTGCGCGAGTCCTTGGCGGTGGACGACACGGCCCCGAGCGCCTAG
- a CDS encoding CBS domain-containing protein — MEQHLPDDGGSIPKTVRRLVEEKGSAVSTISPDDLAVDAARMMAEEKIGVLVCCDDPTIVSGVISERDIVRVFAEHPEGVGSMLVHDVMTKDVRTCHMDDEISTAMAIMQQGGFRHLPVVDDGRLRALISATDILMFYMKYASLNDRQVILAIILESGLVYPGG, encoded by the coding sequence ATGGAACAACATTTGCCTGACGACGGGGGGAGCATCCCCAAGACCGTTCGCCGCCTGGTCGAGGAAAAGGGCTCGGCCGTCTCGACCATTTCGCCCGACGACCTGGCGGTCGACGCTGCCCGCATGATGGCGGAAGAAAAGATCGGCGTGCTGGTCTGCTGCGACGACCCGACCATCGTCTCGGGCGTGATTTCCGAACGCGACATCGTGCGCGTGTTCGCCGAACACCCGGAAGGGGTCGGCTCCATGCTGGTCCACGACGTGATGACCAAGGACGTCCGGACCTGTCACATGGACGACGAGATTTCGACGGCCATGGCGATCATGCAGCAGGGCGGGTTCCGCCATCTGCCCGTCGTCGACGACGGCCGCCTGCGCGCCCTGATCAGCGCCACCGACATCCTGATGTTCTACATGAAATACGCCAGCCTCAACGACCGCCAGGTGATCCTGGCGATCATCCTGGAATCCGGGCTGGTCTATCCGGGCGGGTGA
- a CDS encoding adenylosuccinate lyase: MIPRYSRPQMAAIWEPANKFRIWFEIEAHACDAQAQLGVIPKEAAQTVWEKGNKPYDGARIDRIDEIERETKHDVIAFTTELAEHIGDDARFVHQGMTSSDVLDTCLAVQLKQAATILLDDIDKVLAALKTRALEHKMTPVMGRSHGIHAEPTTVGLKLARFYAEFQRARWRLENARDEIATCAISGAVGTFANIDPFVEEYVAEKMGLSPEPISTQVIPRDRHAMFFATLGVVAASMENLATEIRHMQRTEVREAQEYFAPGQKGSSAMPHKRNPILTENLTGLARIVRMAVVPALENVALWHERDISHSSVERMIGPDATVTLDFALARLASVVEKLVIYPANMKEHIDKFGGIHDAQRVLLFLTQKGVSREDAYRIVQRNAMRVWKSFGIDPDDPDKPAHLDAEDEEAQSYDNRLMFFLERDTDIKKLLTPEELNALFEVSSLAYHTAQVDTVFRRVFSE, from the coding sequence ATGATCCCGCGCTATTCCCGCCCCCAGATGGCCGCCATTTGGGAGCCCGCCAACAAGTTCCGCATCTGGTTTGAGATCGAGGCCCATGCCTGCGACGCGCAGGCCCAGTTGGGCGTGATCCCGAAAGAGGCCGCCCAGACCGTCTGGGAAAAGGGCAACAAGCCCTATGACGGCGCGCGCATCGACCGCATCGACGAGATCGAGCGCGAGACCAAGCACGACGTCATCGCCTTCACCACGGAACTGGCGGAGCATATCGGCGACGACGCCCGCTTCGTCCACCAGGGCATGACCTCGTCGGACGTTTTGGACACCTGCCTGGCCGTGCAGTTGAAGCAGGCGGCGACGATCCTGCTCGACGATATCGACAAGGTTCTGGCGGCGCTGAAGACCCGCGCCCTTGAACACAAGATGACCCCGGTCATGGGCCGCAGCCACGGCATCCATGCGGAGCCGACGACCGTGGGCCTGAAGCTGGCGCGGTTTTATGCGGAATTCCAGCGCGCCCGCTGGCGCCTGGAAAACGCCCGCGACGAAATCGCGACCTGCGCCATTTCCGGCGCCGTCGGCACCTTCGCCAACATCGACCCCTTCGTCGAGGAATACGTGGCCGAGAAGATGGGCCTGTCGCCGGAGCCGATTTCGACCCAGGTGATCCCCCGCGACCGCCACGCCATGTTCTTCGCGACGCTGGGCGTGGTCGCCGCGTCCATGGAAAACCTGGCCACGGAAATCCGCCACATGCAGCGCACGGAAGTGCGCGAGGCCCAGGAATATTTCGCGCCGGGGCAAAAGGGTTCCAGCGCCATGCCGCACAAGCGCAACCCGATCCTGACGGAAAACCTGACCGGCCTGGCGCGCATCGTGCGCATGGCCGTGGTCCCGGCGCTCGAAAACGTGGCGCTGTGGCACGAACGCGACATCTCCCATTCCTCGGTCGAGCGCATGATCGGCCCCGACGCCACGGTGACCCTTGATTTCGCCCTGGCGCGGCTGGCCAGCGTGGTCGAAAAGCTGGTCATCTATCCGGCCAACATGAAGGAACATATCGACAAGTTCGGCGGTATCCACGATGCCCAACGGGTGCTGCTGTTCCTGACGCAGAAAGGGGTTTCCCGAGAGGACGCCTATCGCATCGTGCAGCGCAACGCCATGCGCGTGTGGAAAAGCTTCGGCATCGATCCGGACGATCCGGACAAGCCGGCCCATCTGGACGCCGAGGACGAAGAGGCGCAGTCCTACGACAACCGCCTGATGTTCTTCCTGGAACGGGACACGGACATCAAGAAGCTGTTGACGCCCGAGGAACTGAACGCGCTGTTCGAGGTCTCGTCCCTGGCCTATCACACGGCCCAGGTCGATACGGTGTTCCGCCGGGTGTTCAGCGAATAG
- a CDS encoding NRDE family protein, whose amino-acid sequence MCTLVILRRPGHDWPLIVAANRDEMAERLSDPPGRHWPDAPHVTAGRDRTAGGTWLGVNDDRMVAGVLNRHGSLGQEAGKRSRGELPLEALSHGEAAEAAEALAHLDGSAYRSFNLIVGDVNRAFWISGNGRDSKVSVQEIRPGLSMITAYDLNDDTSARIGHYRPLFEAAPPPDPAKGANGWDAWVALMSDFKEWQGGGERDSMAFTTDFGFETVSSSLIALPKPFDPALKPQWLFCPERPRPGGFRPITD is encoded by the coding sequence ATGTGCACACTCGTCATTCTACGCCGCCCGGGCCATGACTGGCCACTGATCGTCGCCGCCAACCGCGACGAAATGGCAGAGCGGCTTTCCGACCCGCCGGGCCGCCATTGGCCGGATGCTCCCCATGTCACCGCCGGGCGGGACAGAACCGCCGGCGGCACCTGGCTGGGCGTCAACGACGACCGCATGGTGGCCGGCGTTTTGAACCGCCACGGATCGCTGGGCCAGGAAGCCGGCAAACGGTCGCGCGGCGAATTGCCCCTGGAAGCCCTGAGCCACGGCGAGGCCGCCGAAGCCGCCGAGGCCTTGGCCCATCTCGACGGCAGCGCCTATCGGTCGTTCAACCTGATCGTCGGCGACGTGAACCGCGCCTTCTGGATTTCCGGCAACGGCCGGGATTCCAAGGTTTCCGTTCAGGAAATTCGTCCGGGCCTGTCGATGATCACGGCTTATGATCTGAACGACGATACCTCGGCGCGCATCGGCCACTACCGCCCCCTGTTCGAAGCCGCCCCCCCGCCGGACCCGGCCAAAGGTGCCAACGGATGGGACGCCTGGGTGGCCTTGATGTCGGATTTCAAGGAATGGCAGGGCGGCGGCGAGCGCGATTCCATGGCTTTCACCACGGATTTCGGGTTCGAAACCGTGTCGTCGTCGCTGATCGCCCTGCCCAAACCCTTCGATCCGGCCCTGAAACCCCAATGGCTGTTCTGTCCCGAGCGGCCGCGGCCCGGCGGATTCCGGCCAATCACCGACTGA
- a CDS encoding Gfo/Idh/MocA family oxidoreductase, whose translation MNLFTLLKGRAAEGRPIRVGLIGAGKFGSMYLAQAPKTPGVHVAGVVDLSPANARANLDRVGWSAARTNVASLDAAVASGQTFLSDDWQALINHPAIDIIVECTGNPVAAVDHCLAAFAAGKHVVNVTVEADAFCGPLLAAKAGDAGVIYSLAYGDQPALACELVDWARTAGFPVVAAGRGHKWLPHFRESTPDTVWDHWGLSAEQAQAGGLNPKMFNAFLDGSKPAIETAAIANATGLEAPEDGLAFPPGSIDDIPTLMRPRDEGGVLEKKGLVEAVASLRPDGTPIPHDIRKGVWVCVEADTDYIRRCFEEYQVTTDPSGRYMCNYKKWHMIGLELGLSVASIGLRGEPTGVATCFNADVVATAKRALAPGDMLDGEGGATVFGKLQPAAKSMADGRLPLGLAHQLKVVRPVAKDTMLTWDDVAVDESLSATQIRREMEAMFGGGVAGTRLAG comes from the coding sequence ATGAATCTGTTCACGTTGCTGAAGGGGCGCGCGGCCGAAGGCCGTCCGATCCGCGTCGGCCTGATCGGCGCCGGGAAATTCGGCTCCATGTATCTGGCCCAGGCGCCGAAGACGCCGGGCGTGCACGTCGCGGGCGTGGTCGACCTCAGCCCCGCCAACGCGCGGGCCAATCTGGACCGGGTCGGCTGGTCGGCGGCGCGCACCAACGTGGCCTCGCTCGACGCCGCCGTGGCGTCGGGGCAGACGTTCCTGTCCGACGACTGGCAGGCCCTGATCAACCATCCCGCGATCGACATCATCGTCGAATGCACGGGCAATCCCGTGGCGGCCGTCGATCACTGCCTGGCCGCCTTCGCCGCCGGCAAGCATGTCGTCAACGTCACGGTCGAGGCCGATGCCTTCTGCGGCCCGCTGCTGGCGGCCAAGGCCGGGGACGCCGGGGTGATCTATTCCCTGGCTTACGGCGATCAGCCGGCGCTGGCGTGTGAGCTGGTCGACTGGGCGCGTACGGCGGGCTTTCCCGTGGTCGCCGCCGGGCGCGGCCACAAATGGCTGCCGCATTTCCGGGAATCGACGCCGGATACCGTATGGGACCATTGGGGGTTGAGCGCCGAACAGGCCCAGGCCGGGGGCCTCAATCCCAAGATGTTCAACGCCTTCCTCGACGGCTCCAAACCGGCGATTGAGACCGCCGCCATCGCCAACGCGACGGGCCTGGAAGCGCCCGAGGATGGCCTCGCCTTTCCGCCCGGCTCCATCGACGACATCCCGACCCTGATGCGCCCCCGCGACGAAGGCGGCGTTCTGGAAAAGAAGGGCCTGGTCGAGGCCGTCGCCTCCCTGCGGCCCGACGGCACGCCGATCCCCCACGATATCCGCAAGGGGGTCTGGGTCTGCGTCGAGGCCGATACGGACTACATCCGCCGCTGTTTCGAGGAATATCAGGTCACCACCGACCCCTCGGGCCGCTACATGTGCAACTACAAGAAATGGCACATGATCGGCCTGGAACTTGGTCTTTCCGTCGCCTCCATCGGCCTGCGCGGCGAGCCCACGGGCGTCGCCACCTGTTTCAACGCCGATGTGGTGGCGACGGCCAAGCGCGCCCTGGCCCCCGGTGACATGCTCGACGGCGAAGGCGGGGCGACCGTGTTCGGCAAGCTGCAGCCGGCGGCCAAATCCATGGCCGACGGGCGCCTGCCGCTGGGCCTCGCCCATCAGCTGAAGGTCGTCCGCCCCGTGGCCAAGGACACCATGCTGACCTGGGACGACGTCGCCGTGGACGAAAGCCTGAGCGCCACACAGATCCGCCGCGAGATGGAAGCCATGTTCGGCGGCGGCGTGGCGGGAACACGCCTGGCGGGCTGA
- a CDS encoding MFS transporter — MIVFQVFLPFAFGYFLSYLFRVVNAVIAPNLIADLGLTAADLGLLTSANFFAFAAFQLPLGILLDRYGPRKVEAALLVVAAAGALVFGMAGSTPGLVVGRAMIGFGTSACLMAAFKAYSHWVPAQRQSLVTGIHMAFGGMGALTATKPVEMALSFTDWRGVFFILAAVTLTAAAYLFLAVPKRDRTESTETLGEMVNGIKRVFADPAFKRVAPASVLVQSGYLGVQSLWSGPWLRDVAGLEQSEMATGLLFIAAFMVLGFVSMGGIADRLARMGIRTMAVSVFGMIMFTIALTVIALDPFEDTTPVWYAFGLFGTFGILPYTVLSQTFPKELTGRVVTGLNVMVFFGAFAVQWGIGEIIYQWPEPTPGHFAPEGYRTAFLIVAGMQAAGLVWYGLYRKARL, encoded by the coding sequence ATGATCGTCTTTCAGGTCTTTCTTCCCTTCGCCTTCGGCTATTTCCTGAGCTACCTGTTCCGGGTGGTGAATGCCGTGATCGCGCCCAACCTGATCGCCGACCTCGGCCTGACGGCGGCGGACCTGGGGCTTTTGACCAGCGCCAATTTCTTCGCCTTCGCGGCATTCCAACTGCCGCTCGGCATTCTGTTGGACCGATATGGCCCCAGGAAGGTCGAGGCAGCGCTTCTGGTGGTCGCCGCCGCCGGCGCCCTGGTGTTCGGCATGGCCGGCAGCACGCCGGGCCTGGTCGTCGGCCGGGCGATGATCGGCTTCGGCACCTCGGCCTGCCTGATGGCGGCGTTCAAGGCCTATTCCCATTGGGTGCCGGCGCAGCGCCAGTCGCTGGTCACCGGCATCCACATGGCGTTCGGCGGCATGGGGGCATTGACCGCGACCAAGCCCGTTGAAATGGCCCTGTCGTTCACCGATTGGCGCGGCGTATTCTTCATTCTGGCCGCGGTCACGCTGACGGCGGCGGCCTATCTGTTCCTGGCCGTGCCCAAGCGCGACCGCACGGAAAGCACGGAAACCCTGGGCGAGATGGTGAACGGCATCAAGCGCGTGTTCGCAGACCCGGCGTTCAAGCGGGTGGCCCCGGCCTCGGTCCTGGTGCAAAGCGGGTATCTGGGCGTGCAGTCCCTATGGTCCGGGCCCTGGCTGCGCGACGTCGCGGGCCTGGAACAGTCGGAAATGGCGACGGGGCTTTTGTTCATCGCCGCCTTCATGGTGCTCGGCTTCGTGTCCATGGGCGGGATCGCCGACCGGCTGGCCCGCATGGGCATCCGCACCATGGCCGTGTCCGTGTTCGGCATGATCATGTTCACCATTGCGCTGACGGTCATCGCCCTCGACCCGTTCGAGGATACGACGCCCGTGTGGTACGCCTTCGGCCTGTTCGGGACCTTCGGCATCCTGCCCTATACGGTGCTGTCCCAGACCTTCCCCAAGGAATTGACCGGGCGGGTCGTCACCGGGCTTAACGTCATGGTGTTCTTCGGCGCCTTCGCCGTGCAATGGGGGATCGGCGAAATCATCTATCAATGGCCCGAACCGACCCCCGGCCATTTCGCGCCCGAAGGATACCGCACGGCCTTCCTGATCGTCGCCGGGATGCAGGCGGCAGGTCTTGTATGGTATGGGTTATACCGCAAAGCCCGCCTCTGA
- a CDS encoding adenylate/guanylate cyclase domain-containing protein, with the protein MGPGGGFPYGDWERDIQAISDWLVAEALGRVQVRPLLAGLCDALNAAGLPVLRAISALSTLHPMYVAHTYTYVRGRGNVTSDIPHGAHNTDAWQKSPLKTMFDNDVTECRFDLTDDKQVTPYPLLGEARDLGGTDYVGFLTPFVTGVEVPDSVHNLDGLMTSWVTDRPEGFAAKHLRALRRLVPRFALAAKLAKREETALNIVTAYMGRDAGCRVLNGQIKLGDGQVIPSVIWYSDMRNSTELCESLSHGEYLAVLNQYFACTAGAVMEGGGEVLRFVGDAVLAIFPIGEDGGYSPEEACAKALAAAGRAEEKLEKINAERRAEGHPELDFGLGLHVGEVMYGNIGVPARVEFSVTGPAANEVARLENLTKETGNRVVVSARFSQHLDVDWRPLGAHRLRGVSGEQEVFAPPKAG; encoded by the coding sequence ATGGGGCCTGGCGGCGGCTTTCCCTACGGCGACTGGGAACGGGACATTCAGGCGATCAGCGATTGGCTGGTGGCCGAGGCCCTGGGCCGTGTCCAGGTGCGTCCCTTGTTGGCCGGATTGTGCGATGCCCTGAACGCGGCCGGGCTGCCGGTTTTGCGTGCCATTTCGGCGCTCAGCACGTTGCACCCCATGTATGTGGCGCATACCTATACCTACGTGCGCGGGCGGGGCAACGTGACGTCGGATATTCCGCATGGTGCGCATAACACCGACGCTTGGCAGAAAAGCCCCCTGAAAACCATGTTCGACAACGACGTCACGGAATGCCGCTTCGACCTGACCGATGACAAGCAGGTGACGCCCTATCCCCTGTTGGGCGAGGCACGGGATTTGGGCGGCACCGATTACGTCGGCTTCCTCACGCCCTTCGTCACGGGGGTGGAGGTGCCGGATTCCGTCCATAACCTTGATGGTCTGATGACGTCCTGGGTCACCGACCGGCCCGAGGGCTTCGCGGCCAAGCACCTGCGCGCGCTGCGCCGTCTGGTGCCGCGCTTCGCGCTGGCGGCCAAGCTGGCCAAGCGTGAGGAGACGGCGCTTAACATCGTCACTGCATATATGGGCCGGGATGCCGGCTGTCGGGTGCTGAACGGCCAGATCAAGCTGGGCGACGGCCAGGTCATTCCCTCCGTCATCTGGTATTCGGACATGCGCAATTCGACGGAGCTGTGCGAAAGCCTGAGCCATGGCGAGTATCTTGCCGTGCTCAACCAGTATTTCGCCTGCACGGCGGGGGCGGTGATGGAGGGCGGTGGCGAGGTTCTGCGTTTCGTCGGCGACGCGGTGCTGGCGATCTTCCCGATCGGCGAGGACGGCGGCTACAGTCCCGAGGAAGCCTGCGCCAAGGCCCTGGCGGCGGCCGGTCGGGCCGAGGAAAAGCTGGAAAAGATCAACGCGGAACGCCGCGCAGAGGGCCATCCGGAACTGGATTTCGGGCTCGGCCTGCATGTCGGCGAGGTCATGTACGGCAACATCGGCGTGCCCGCGCGGGTCGAATTTTCGGTCACCGGCCCGGCGGCGAACGAGGTTGCGCGGCTGGAAAACCTGACCAAGGAAACGGGCAACCGGGTCGTTGTTTCGGCACGCTTTTCCCAACATCTGGACGTCGACTGGCGGCCTCTGGGCGCGCATCGCCTGCGGGGTGTTTCCGGCGAACAGGAAGTGTTTGCGCCGCCCAAAGCGGGCTGA